In a single window of the Coregonus clupeaformis isolate EN_2021a chromosome 10, ASM2061545v1, whole genome shotgun sequence genome:
- the LOC121575233 gene encoding actin-related protein 2/3 complex subunit 4: MTATLRPYLNAVRATLQAALCLENFSSQVVERHNKPEVEVRSSKELLLQPVIISRNDKEKVLIEGSINSVRVSIAVKQADEIEKILCHKFMRFMMMRAENFFILRRKPVEGYDISFLITNFHTEQMYKHKLVDFVIHFMEEIDKEISEMKLSVNARARIVAEEFLKNF; the protein is encoded by the exons ATG acagCGACTCTGCGCCCGTACCTCAACGCTGTGCGTGCCACGCTACAGGCCGCCCTCTGTCTGGAGAACTTCTCCTCTCAGGTGGTGGAGCGCCACAACAAGCCAGAGGTGGAGGTCCG GAGCAGTAAAGAGTTGCTGCTGCAGCCAGTCATCATCAGTCGTAATGACAAGGAGAAGGTTCTTATAGAGGGCTCCATCAACTCAGTCCGAGTCAGCATCGCTGTCAAGCAG GCAGATGAGATTGAGAAGATCCTGTGCCATAAATTCATGCGCTTCATGATGATGAGAGCAGAGAACTTCTTCATCCTGAGGAGGAAACCAGTGGAG GGCTATGACATCAGTTTCCTCATCACCAACTTCCACACAGAGCAGATGTACAAGCACAAGCTGGTGGACTTCGTCATCCACTTCATGGAAGAGATCGACAAGGAGATCAGTGAGATGAAGCTGTCTGTCAACGCCAGGGCCCGTATCGTCGCTGAGGAGTTCCTCAAAAAC ttttaa